Proteins co-encoded in one Salvia splendens isolate huo1 chromosome 4, SspV2, whole genome shotgun sequence genomic window:
- the LOC121800290 gene encoding uncharacterized protein LOC121800290 yields the protein MAQELHDGEFWLPSEFLTDDDLLMDFKSKTKTKRADDLSSATETESDEDDLTHTSKGLESPQSTLCDSSSKGISGWDLLCAAAEQVQRMRITTFVKTPTPQTQTSLAFRHLQSQELAMNQELRLPQEWTY from the exons ATGGCGCAAGAGCTTCACGACGGAGAGTTCTGGCTACCTTCAGAGTTTCTCACCGACGATGATTTGCTCATGGACTTCAAGTCCAAGACCAAGACCAAGAGGGCGGATGATCTGAGCTCAGCCACAGAGACCGAGAGCGACGAAGACGATTTAACTCACACCTCCAAG GGGTTGGAGTCGCCGCAATCGACTCTCTGCGATTCTTCGTCCAAGGGAATTAGTGGTTGGGATTTACTATGTGCTGCTGCAGAGCAAGTTCAGAGGATGCGAATTACTACGTTTGTCAAAACACCGACTCCGCAAACCCAAACATCTCTCGCTTTTCGGCACCTGCAATCTCAAGAACTCGCTATGAATCAAGAACTCAGGCTACCACAAGAGTGGACGTATTAA